From the Chryseobacterium sp. G0201 genome, the window CAATTTGAAATGCCGGAAGAATTTCAAAAAAAATTAGATGAAAATTCAGCACTGCAAGAAGCTTTCGAAGCCTTAACACCGGGAAGACAGAGAGCCTATCTACTCCACTTTTCTTCAGCAAAACAAGCAAAAACCCGAGAATCAAGAATAGAAAAATATATCCCTCAAATTCTAATCGGAAAAGGCTTAAATGACTAATTAATAAATAATTAAAAAACATGGAAACACAAAATAAATCAACAAAAAGAAACAAGATCATCTACTGGATTTTCACTCTTTGGATGTCTTTGGGAATGTTTTCTACAGCCATTGTTCAACTGATGAAACACAAAGATGAAGTAGAAAATTTCACAAAACTCGGTTACCCAATTTATTTGATGACCATCGTCGGAATCTGGAAAATATTGGGAGTCATTGCAGCTTTAATTCCAAAATATCCTTTATTAAAAGAATGGGCTTATGCAGGATTTTTCTTTGCAATGTCTGGAGCTTTGGTTTCACATATTATTGTCGGGGATCCGATTGGGAAAACTTTTCCTCCATTATTACTCCTTATTATTACCATAATTTCATGGTATTTCAGACCGGCTGACAGAAAATTTGTTTAATTATTTTTGAATAAATTTAACCTAGAATTTTTAACACAAATAATATCAATATGAAAAATAATAAAAAATTATCCCCTGAACAGGCAGAAGCTCTACTTAAAATATTAAAATCCCGTTTTGAAAAAAATATGAATCGTCATAAAGATCTTGATTGGAATAAAATTCAGTCAAAACTGGAAGAAAATCCTGAGAAACTTTGGTCTTTAAATGAAATGGAAGAAACTGAAGGTGAACCTGATGTTGTTGATTATGACAAAAAAAATGACGAATATATTTTCTTTGATTGCTCGCCAGAAAGCCCAAAACGACGAAGTTTCTGCTATGATTATCCGGCTTGGAATGCTAGAAAAGCCAATAAACCTGAAAATAATGTGATTGATAAAGCTTCCGAAATGGGAATTGAATTATTGTCCGAAGAACAATATCGCCAACTTCAGCAACTCGGAAAATTTGATCTCAAAACTTCAAGTTGGGTGAAAACTCCTGTAGAAATTCGCGAACTTGGCGGTGCTATTTTCTGTGATCGCCGCTATAATACAGTTTTTATGTATCACAATGGTGCCGATTCTTATTATGCTGCAAGAGGTTTTCGTGGTTTTCTAAAAGTTTAATAAAAATAATTAAACCATTAAGATTCAATCAAGTAATTAAGAATATTAAGTTTTATAATCATTAATAGTATAAATCTTAATTAAACTTAACCCCTTAAAATATCTTAATGGTTTAAAATATATTAAGAATTTTTCAACCAAGGAGACTCTACGCTCCAAAATATTATGTTAACTCCCAAATAATTTTCTGCATACTCTACAAACTCTTCTTTTGTGAACGGCTTTTTCGTTTTTGGATTTTTATACGTCAAAGTTGGCTCCTGTACTGCCATCGCTACCAAAGATAAATTTCCTTTATATTTATTAAAAAATGGATATGAATTTTTCATTTGCGCATTTTTATTCGGGACAATATCCGGTCCGCCCAAGCCTATATTATTTTCTTTTGCAAATTCAAATAATCTGGACATATATTTATGATCATTTTCCCACTCACAAGGAAAAAAATTCACATATTGTAAAACGTAAGATTTCTTGAATGCATTTCTAGCAAATTTCAAATTATCCAATTCAGCCTGAAAATATTTATCACAGCTGAAACCTGTTTTATCTCGCTTCATATCAATATCGATCGCTGTTTCAGGCAAATTAATTCCTTGAATTTTTCCGTCAAATTTTTTAGCCAACTCTCCTATCAGTTTTTGAAATCTTTGCTGAACTGCCGGATTCCATTGTTGTGTAACCCAACCATTTCCGACCGGTTTATTTTCTCCGGGATTGTCAAATTGTGGAACCAAACCTCCGGTATATTCTTTTTCTTTTAAAATATAGTCAGGAACATATTTTGCTTCAGGTTCAAAAAATCGATCTTGAAGCTGAATGAATAATTTTCTATTCAACTTGGTTAAATATTCCAGATCTTTTTCAATTCTGGAAAAGTCATAAACATCTTTCGCTGTTTCTAATGATTTCCAACTATAAACGATTTGAACTCCTCCAATATCTTTTCGAGTGATCATTTTTTCAATTTTCTGAAGATCTCCCGAGGAAGTATAAATATAGTTTTGTGGAACTTCGGCTTTTAATTGATTGAGTCCAATAGTAAACAAAATAATAAAAATAATTTTAAGTAAACTTTTCATAACTAAAAATTTGTTGTTAAGTAAGAATCATTAATCATGCCTTAATTTATTTTTACGATGTACAGGAAAATATTCGGAATGTAATTTTTTAAGCGATTCTCAGCGATTAGGAAAATCATACATAATTTTACTATTTATTCGGAAATTAAATTCATAAATATATTTAAAACTAAAAATTATTTTTAATTTACATTTACTTTTATTAAAAATAGTATTGTTATTTTAGCAGCACGAAATTTGATTTAACATAATAAAAAGCATATGAAAAAATTAATTCTATTAAGTTCGTTATCAATTTTTTTAATGAACTGTAATAAAAAAAAGGAAACTCAGATTCAAAAAGCTGAAACTGATTCCACAGCAATGACTGAAACTGTAGTTGATACACTTGGTCCTAAATCTTTCTGTTATATGGAAGTAACTGGAAAAGATACCGTTTTTGTAACAATTGACGACAACTTAGGAACCGTTACAGGAAAAATGTATAATAAATTCTTTGAAAAAGATAATTCTAAAGGAACTTTATCCGGAATAAAATCTGGTGATACGTTGAAGTTAACGTACGAATTTGCTGCAGAGGGCAAAACAGGAAATACAAACGACATTTATTTTCTACAGAAAAAAGATGCTATAATAGAAGGTATCGGTGAAAGAGATTCTCAAACAGGAACAAAATATGCTAATGAGAGTAAAATAAAATATGAAGGAAAAGGCTATAAACTAGCAGATTGTAAGGTGGTTGAGAAAGCATTAAAATAAAATATAAATTATTCCCAATTTATTGAAATATATTGCATGGTATTTGCTATAGTACGGGCTCACACTCATACTAACAAAAATTATTAATAACAAACACTATGCAAAGTTTAAGTTTTAAACCGTTTTCGAAAGATGAATTGATTAATGGACTGAAGAAAACGTTTCCACAATATAAAATTCAAACAAGTTTTGGAGCACTACAGGTAAGAACCAGCGGATTTACTTTAACAGGAAATGTAAAAATAAATGCTAAACCAGAAACCGGTAAAGTAATTACTGAAACAGCTTCAGATTCAGCGTTGCTATATCTAATTTTTTGTTTTCCGATAGGTATTTATATGTACATGAAAAAGGAAAAAATCAAAAAACTTGAAAATGAAGTTATTGAAGGTATTAAGAAAATACTTGTTGAAGATTAAAATAAAAACAGCCTGATCAGGCTGTTTTTTTAGTTATTATAATTCGTTATTAATAATTTCAATAAAATTGTTTACAGGTTCATCGTCTGTATTCCAAGAAGTTATCAATCGGATTGCAGAATTGTCTTCATCGATTTTCTTCCACACATAAAATTCAAATTTCTCAGATAAAACCTGAATCAGATCATTACTCAAAATTGGAAAAATCTGATTGGTATATGTATCTGAAAGAAACTGAATTCCTTTTTCCTTCATGGCATTTTTGATCTTCATCGCTTGCTGATTGGCATGTTTTGCGAGATCAAAATACAGATCATTTTTCATCAGTTCCAAAAACTGAATTCCCAATAATCTTCCTTTTGCCAATAAAGCTCCTTTTTGTTTGATATTAAAACCAAAATCTTGTTTAAGTTCTTGATTATTAATCACAATCGCCTCTCCTATCAACGCTCCGTTTTTGGTTCCGCCTAAATAAAAAATATCGGTTAATTCCGCTACTTTTTCTAAAGTCAGATCACTAATCTCAGATGTTAATCCATGCCCAAGCCTCGCTCCATCCATAAATAAATATAGCCCGTTTTGCTTACAAAAAACGGATAACTCTTCTAATTCTTTTGCATTATAAATCGTTCCCAACTCCGTAGAATTCGATATATAAACCAATTTTGGCATTACCTGATGCGGAACATTTTGGTGATTTTCCAAAACAGGAATAATATCCGACGGTCTTAATTTTCCATCTTCCGTTTCAATATTCAAAATTTTATGTCCTGTAGCTTCGATGGCTCCGGTTTCATTATTTAAAATATGCCCTGTAGAAGCCGATATCGCACATTGATAAGGTCTTAAAATAGAAGAAATTACAATTAAATTAGCCTGTGTTCCTCCGGAAACAAAATAGATATCCGAATTTGGATTTTTAATTTTTTCTTTAATTAATTCTTTAGCCTGTAAAGAATATTTGTCTTCGCCATAGCCAGCCTGCTGATCGAGATTACTTTGTAAAAGTGCCTGCAAGATATTCGGGTGGCATCCCTCTGAATAGTCGTTTTTAAATGAA encodes:
- a CDS encoding DoxX family protein; the protein is METQNKSTKRNKIIYWIFTLWMSLGMFSTAIVQLMKHKDEVENFTKLGYPIYLMTIVGIWKILGVIAALIPKYPLLKEWAYAGFFFAMSGALVSHIIVGDPIGKTFPPLLLLIITIISWYFRPADRKFV
- a CDS encoding DUF4256 domain-containing protein, producing MKNNKKLSPEQAEALLKILKSRFEKNMNRHKDLDWNKIQSKLEENPEKLWSLNEMEETEGEPDVVDYDKKNDEYIFFDCSPESPKRRSFCYDYPAWNARKANKPENNVIDKASEMGIELLSEEQYRQLQQLGKFDLKTSSWVKTPVEIRELGGAIFCDRRYNTVFMYHNGADSYYAARGFRGFLKV
- a CDS encoding threonine aldolase family protein yields the protein MKFSFKNDYSEGCHPNILQALLQSNLDQQAGYGEDKYSLQAKELIKEKIKNPNSDIYFVSGGTQANLIVISSILRPYQCAISASTGHILNNETGAIEATGHKILNIETEDGKLRPSDIIPVLENHQNVPHQVMPKLVYISNSTELGTIYNAKELEELSVFCKQNGLYLFMDGARLGHGLTSEISDLTLEKVAELTDIFYLGGTKNGALIGEAIVINNQELKQDFGFNIKQKGALLAKGRLLGIQFLELMKNDLYFDLAKHANQQAMKIKNAMKEKGIQFLSDTYTNQIFPILSNDLIQVLSEKFEFYVWKKIDEDNSAIRLITSWNTDDEPVNNFIEIINNEL